Below is a window of Terriglobia bacterium DNA.
GGCGTCACCGTTCATTGCGATGCACATGCTGCAGCCGGCTTCGCGCCACTCCGCTCCAGCTTCTTTGAACACCCGATCGAGGCCTTCCGCCTCTGCCTGGCGTTTTATTTCATAAGAACCCGGTACGACGAGTACTCGAACACCGGGACTGACCTTGCGGCCACGCATGACTCGCGCGGCGTTCTGGAGATCGGTGAGACGGCTGTTCGTGCAGCTTCCGATGAAGACCACGTCGATCGGATGGCCGACCAGCGCCTGGCCGGGCTCCAATGCCATATATTTCAAGGCGGCTGCATCGGCCGCATTGGAAGGCTGCGGAACCTGTCCGCTGATCGGAATGCTCATTCCCGGATTCGTACCATAGGTGATCATGGGCTCGAGCGACGAGACATCGATCGTGACGCTCTTGTCGAAATGGGCGCCGTCATCGCTCGGCAACTGCTTCCAGCGTGCAACCGCGTCATCCCAGGCTTTCCCCTGGGGAGAAAATTCGCGGCCGGCAAGATACTGGAATGTGGTGTCGTCGGGTGCGACCAATCCCGCACGCGCCCCGCCTTCGATCGCCATGTTGCAGATCGTCATGCGCGCGTCCATATCGAGGGCGCGGATGGCGGAGCCGCAGAACTCGAAAACCGATCCCGTACCGCCGGCGGTGCCGACTTTTCCGATGAGCGCAAGGATCATGTCCTTGGCAGTAACACCCGGCTGAAGCCGTCCGTCGAAGTTCACACGGAAGTTGTTCGATTTACGCTGGAGCAGGCATTGGGTCGCCAGCACCATCTCGACTTCGCTGGTGCCGATGCCGTGAGCGAGAGCGCCGAATGCGCCGTGAGTCGAGGTGTGACTGTCGCCGCAAACCATCGTCCGGCCGGGCTGGGTCAAGCCGAGTTCCGGCCCGATCACATGAACGATGCCTTGTTTCGTGCTGCTCAGGTCATAAAGCGGTACACCGAACTCGACGCAGTTCGCGGCGAGGGTCCGGACCTGGTGCGCGGCCATCTCGTCGAAACCGTCCAGAGACCGGCTCGTCGTTGGAATTGAATGGTCCATCGTTCCAAATGTCTTGTCCGGCCTTCGCACCTTCAATCCGCGCGTCTTGAGGCCGGAGAATGCCTGCGGCGTCGTTACCTCGTGGATGAGATGGATATCGATGTAAAGAATGGCGGGCGCATCCGTCTCCGGCACGACGACGTGCGCATCCCAGATCTTGTCGTAAAGAGTTTTCATAGTTTTTGACATCAGGTTGCGTCGGGCATTCGAATGTAATCGCAGATCAACTCGCCCATTTCTTTCGTGGA
It encodes the following:
- the leuC gene encoding 3-isopropylmalate dehydratase large subunit — protein: MKTLYDKIWDAHVVVPETDAPAILYIDIHLIHEVTTPQAFSGLKTRGLKVRRPDKTFGTMDHSIPTTSRSLDGFDEMAAHQVRTLAANCVEFGVPLYDLSSTKQGIVHVIGPELGLTQPGRTMVCGDSHTSTHGAFGALAHGIGTSEVEMVLATQCLLQRKSNNFRVNFDGRLQPGVTAKDMILALIGKVGTAGGTGSVFEFCGSAIRALDMDARMTICNMAIEGGARAGLVAPDDTTFQYLAGREFSPQGKAWDDAVARWKQLPSDDGAHFDKSVTIDVSSLEPMITYGTNPGMSIPISGQVPQPSNAADAAALKYMALEPGQALVGHPIDVVFIGSCTNSRLTDLQNAARVMRGRKVSPGVRVLVVPGSYEIKRQAEAEGLDRVFKEAGAEWREAGCSMCIAMNGDAVPAGKTAVSTSNRNFEGRQGKGSRTLLASPLTAAASAIEGRVADPRRFGGVA